In a genomic window of Spirosoma agri:
- a CDS encoding SusC/RagA family TonB-linked outer membrane protein, which yields MRNYYGIFICGVLLAMLPVRLLAQSQRITGRVTSVQDGLPIPGVNIQVKGTTTGASTDANGNYSITAPGSTAVLVLTSIGLITQEVAVGNRTTVNVQMQEAINELSQVVVTGYNTTQRKDITGSIASVSPDRFKDIPVASFDQALQGQAAGVQVSQSSGTPGGGLTVRIRGNTSISASNRPLFIVDGVPVEDGNLTGRDFGGQQDNAFSLFNANDIESIEVLKDASAKAIYGSRAANGVVIVTTKRGKSNQKTGFTLDVQRGMTDVVRRPDLLNSSELLDLQREAVTNAGLNPDKLGLIKGVTDGIDTDWVDAVLRKGVYQQYQLSTQGGNDKTQFYLSGSYRDEQGVQVNNQFTRYTGQFKFDHKATQKLSFGTNMTLSRAFNKRVKGDNFLDGVYSGAMKSLPYYSPYNDQGKLTVPNDPDYPGFPNFNPLAQAVLPRFNTLTVKLLAGIYGEYEIIQNLRFRSKVSVDYNNVTEDNFEPSTTAIGGFLASVGGQGYGDFGNTTLSTLINTNTLNYSFQLAEKHRFNTLAGLEILQHTERYGNLQGRLFPSDDFTYITSAGIVDQGTSTFVNNGLLSTFGEVRYDYDEKYLATITARYDGSSRFGQQKRFGLFPSASLAWRISSEKFMESFRFLSDLKVRASFGFTGNERIGDYQFLGTWASTTYSGATGIGPATLANPLLQWERTREANIGLDASFFSGRLNLIIDAYDNLTNKLLFAQPIPQTTGFSTVQGNIGKVGNRGIELTISSVNMNKAVRWTTDLNLSHNENKVVELASDVPLFRGYTGNGVDRTNVILQGQPLGTFWGLKFLGVDPATGNAIYDDKNGDGRITPADGQVIGNAQAKLYGGLTNRVSWNGIDVSALLQFSYGNSTLNLSNATALLNTGADIQNNQSKLALKRWRKEGDITSVPKYVYQDTYNNYLSSRFVEDGSYLRLKNVSLGYNLPKKWTNKYKVGNVRLYASATNLLTWTRYSGADPEVSTLDGSTTSQGIDFFTFPQVKTVLAGLTLTF from the coding sequence ATGAGGAACTATTACGGTATTTTTATTTGCGGAGTCTTACTGGCTATGCTGCCGGTTCGATTATTGGCCCAGAGCCAGCGTATAACGGGTAGAGTAACATCGGTGCAGGATGGGTTACCAATTCCGGGCGTCAATATTCAGGTTAAGGGAACAACCACCGGAGCCAGCACCGACGCAAACGGAAATTATAGCATCACCGCTCCGGGAAGCACAGCCGTCCTGGTTCTCACCTCCATTGGTCTAATTACCCAGGAAGTCGCCGTTGGCAACCGTACGACCGTGAACGTACAAATGCAGGAAGCGATCAATGAACTGAGTCAGGTCGTTGTAACTGGCTACAACACAACCCAGCGCAAAGACATCACCGGTTCCATTGCGTCCGTATCTCCCGATCGGTTCAAGGATATTCCCGTTGCCAGCTTCGATCAGGCCCTGCAAGGGCAGGCGGCTGGTGTCCAGGTATCGCAGTCGTCGGGTACACCGGGGGGTGGATTGACGGTACGCATCCGGGGCAACACCTCTATTTCTGCTTCCAACCGACCTTTGTTTATTGTCGACGGCGTTCCTGTTGAAGATGGTAATTTGACTGGCCGCGATTTTGGTGGTCAGCAGGATAATGCCTTTTCGCTCTTTAACGCCAACGACATCGAATCAATCGAGGTCTTGAAAGACGCGTCGGCAAAGGCAATCTACGGATCACGGGCGGCTAATGGTGTTGTGATTGTAACAACCAAGCGGGGGAAATCGAACCAAAAAACAGGATTTACCCTTGACGTTCAGCGCGGTATGACTGATGTCGTTCGGCGGCCAGATCTGCTTAACTCATCCGAATTACTCGATTTACAACGGGAAGCAGTTACCAATGCCGGGCTCAACCCGGATAAATTGGGGCTGATAAAAGGCGTTACCGATGGCATCGATACCGATTGGGTAGACGCTGTGTTGCGAAAAGGCGTTTATCAGCAATACCAGCTGTCGACGCAGGGTGGCAACGACAAAACGCAGTTTTATCTGAGCGGCAGCTACCGCGATGAGCAGGGCGTTCAGGTCAACAACCAGTTTACACGCTACACAGGCCAATTTAAGTTCGATCACAAAGCAACCCAAAAACTTTCATTCGGCACGAACATGACCTTGTCACGCGCGTTCAACAAGCGGGTGAAAGGCGATAATTTCCTGGATGGGGTCTATTCGGGGGCCATGAAAAGTTTACCATATTATTCGCCTTATAATGACCAGGGCAAGCTCACCGTCCCCAACGATCCGGACTACCCCGGCTTCCCGAACTTCAACCCACTGGCACAGGCCGTTCTCCCCCGCTTCAATACCCTGACGGTCAAATTACTGGCGGGCATTTACGGAGAATACGAAATTATTCAAAACCTGCGCTTCCGGTCGAAGGTTAGTGTTGATTATAATAACGTAACCGAAGACAATTTCGAACCATCGACAACAGCCATTGGCGGCTTTCTGGCCAGCGTTGGCGGGCAGGGCTATGGCGATTTCGGCAACACCACCCTCTCGACGCTAATCAATACAAATACGTTGAACTATAGCTTTCAACTGGCCGAAAAACACCGATTTAATACGTTGGCCGGCCTTGAGATATTACAGCATACGGAGCGGTACGGCAACTTACAGGGCCGGCTATTCCCGAGTGATGATTTTACCTATATTACCTCTGCCGGTATCGTTGACCAGGGGACATCTACCTTTGTCAACAACGGATTGCTGTCGACCTTTGGCGAAGTTCGCTATGACTACGACGAAAAATACCTGGCAACGATCACGGCTCGTTACGATGGTTCGTCACGGTTCGGACAGCAGAAACGGTTTGGTCTGTTCCCGTCTGCATCGCTGGCCTGGCGAATTTCCAGTGAGAAATTCATGGAGTCATTCCGCTTTTTGAGCGATCTGAAAGTGCGGGCCAGCTTCGGATTTACCGGAAACGAACGCATTGGGGACTATCAGTTCCTGGGAACGTGGGCCTCCACTACCTACAGTGGAGCAACAGGTATCGGCCCGGCTACGCTGGCCAATCCACTGCTGCAATGGGAGCGCACCCGCGAAGCCAATATTGGACTAGACGCATCGTTCTTCAGCGGCCGTCTGAACCTGATCATTGACGCATACGATAACCTGACGAACAAACTTCTGTTTGCGCAGCCCATTCCGCAAACGACCGGATTTAGTACGGTACAGGGTAATATCGGAAAAGTGGGTAACCGGGGGATCGAACTAACGATTTCGTCTGTCAATATGAATAAAGCTGTTCGCTGGACTACGGATCTGAATCTCTCGCATAATGAAAACAAGGTCGTCGAACTAGCGAGTGACGTACCCTTGTTCCGGGGCTATACGGGTAACGGCGTGGATAGAACCAATGTAATTTTGCAGGGTCAACCGCTGGGAACGTTCTGGGGACTCAAGTTTCTGGGTGTAGATCCTGCTACGGGCAATGCTATCTATGACGATAAGAACGGTGATGGCCGCATAACACCCGCCGACGGACAGGTAATCGGGAATGCGCAGGCCAAACTATACGGTGGCTTGACGAACCGGGTTTCCTGGAACGGTATCGATGTGAGTGCCTTACTTCAATTCTCGTATGGAAACAGTACGCTCAACCTGTCGAACGCTACCGCGCTGCTGAATACCGGTGCTGACATACAAAACAATCAGTCTAAGCTGGCGCTCAAACGCTGGAGAAAAGAGGGCGACATTACCAGCGTACCGAAGTACGTATACCAGGACACCTACAACAACTACCTTAGCAGCCGCTTCGTAGAAGATGGCTCATACCTGCGTCTAAAGAATGTATCTCTTGGCTATAACTTGCCAAAGAAATGGACTAACAAGTATAAGGTTGGTAATGTCCGACTCTATGCCTCAGCGACAAATCTGCTAACCTGGACACGGTATTCGGGGGCTGATCCAGAAGTGAGTACGCTCGATGGTTCAACCACCTCACAGGGCATTGACTTTTTTACGTTTCCTCAGGTAAAAACCGTGCTGGCAGGACTGACACTCACGTTCTGA
- a CDS encoding RagB/SusD family nutrient uptake outer membrane protein, which yields MKRINNYKFLYTACLTVLLLGAVSCKEQLDVGNPNAPTYDANVNTEAGLINFAQGAVYINGFAGNGQDNWLGDSYFSLPWGYSALMADLVGADASNNQVTTIGQPDYILLDDGTKVTNPSPQIGIIRSFNSRAATGAGNNPLYYQWTNMYSLNNGCNQILSLVDGIKFSGDAASRSNTIKAWAYWWKGYAYASIGSMYYSGLINDKAGTTNSDYVLHDAIINQSNSYFTLAATTLSAITSVSDYQAVLGALIPSDSQVGRGGILTVDMWKRNINTMLARNILVNKLAPFVKGNPNATITKSSTTAMTAADWTSVLNLVTNGIQKTDLVFTGRSTASNYFFSPAGGTVASLAAGSNTSTTFRISERLIQNFNAGDKRLTNNFSTTTTYKNNYIYTTRYSLIDGGAGAAGVYMMGSRTAGAYELYIAGSYEENALMLAEANIRLGNIDAGLAFVDAERTYQGAGVAAVAGTGLSLSGALTELTRERRVALFSRGLSYYDSRRWGWTYDIAVGGGSYGNTVVTTAGAVNKNVTINYNFMDYWDVPADESVLNVPSSSVSTTNPNY from the coding sequence ATGAAACGGATCAATAACTATAAATTTCTCTACACTGCCTGTTTGACGGTACTCCTGCTGGGGGCGGTTTCCTGCAAAGAACAACTGGATGTCGGTAACCCCAACGCACCAACGTACGATGCTAACGTCAATACCGAAGCGGGCCTTATCAACTTCGCTCAGGGGGCCGTTTACATCAACGGGTTTGCGGGCAATGGTCAAGACAACTGGCTGGGAGACAGCTACTTTTCGCTACCCTGGGGCTATAGCGCGTTGATGGCCGACTTAGTTGGGGCCGATGCCTCGAACAACCAGGTAACAACCATTGGTCAGCCGGATTATATTCTTTTGGACGATGGCACGAAAGTAACGAACCCATCGCCACAGATCGGTATTATCCGGTCGTTCAACAGCCGGGCAGCAACCGGGGCGGGCAACAACCCCTTGTATTACCAGTGGACGAATATGTATTCGCTGAACAACGGCTGTAACCAGATACTGAGCCTGGTTGACGGGATCAAGTTTTCGGGAGATGCCGCTTCCCGGTCAAATACGATCAAAGCCTGGGCTTACTGGTGGAAAGGCTATGCCTATGCGTCGATTGGGTCCATGTATTACTCCGGTCTGATCAACGACAAAGCAGGAACGACCAATAGTGATTACGTGCTGCATGATGCCATCATCAACCAGTCGAACAGCTATTTTACGTTGGCAGCCACTACGCTGAGTGCGATCACCAGTGTCTCTGATTACCAGGCGGTTCTGGGAGCGCTGATCCCGTCGGATAGTCAGGTGGGACGTGGTGGTATACTTACGGTAGATATGTGGAAGCGGAATATCAACACGATGCTCGCCCGGAACATTCTGGTCAACAAACTGGCTCCTTTTGTGAAGGGGAATCCGAATGCGACAATCACCAAATCATCGACAACGGCGATGACAGCGGCTGACTGGACCAGCGTACTGAATCTGGTAACCAATGGCATTCAGAAGACGGATCTTGTCTTTACGGGCAGAAGTACAGCGTCTAATTACTTCTTCTCCCCTGCCGGGGGAACGGTGGCGTCGTTGGCTGCGGGGTCAAATACCAGCACGACGTTCCGAATCAGCGAACGGTTGATCCAGAATTTCAACGCGGGTGATAAGCGATTGACGAACAACTTCAGCACGACGACGACCTACAAAAACAATTATATCTATACGACACGGTATAGTTTGATTGATGGGGGCGCCGGAGCCGCTGGTGTGTACATGATGGGAAGCCGGACAGCGGGTGCCTATGAGCTGTATATTGCGGGTAGTTACGAGGAAAACGCGCTGATGCTGGCTGAGGCTAACATACGTTTAGGCAACATTGATGCGGGGCTGGCTTTTGTCGATGCGGAGAGAACCTACCAGGGTGCTGGCGTGGCAGCCGTTGCGGGAACCGGCTTATCCTTGTCAGGTGCCCTGACTGAGCTGACGCGCGAAAGACGGGTCGCCTTGTTTAGCCGGGGCTTGTCCTATTATGACAGTCGGCGCTGGGGTTGGACGTATGATATTGCCGTTGGCGGGGGAAGCTACGGAAATACGGTTGTAACGACGGCTGGCGCGGTCAATAAGAACGTCACCATCAACTACAACTTTATGGATTATTGGGATGTACCCGCCGACGAATCGGTGCTGAACGTACCTTCTTCCAGCGTTTCAACGACAAATCCTAATTACTAG
- a CDS encoding SusC/RagA family TonB-linked outer membrane protein — translation MRKILCLSLLLLCSLWTAAWAQERRVIGKVTSAEDGSPMPGVSIVVKGTSRGTTTDVNGVYDISIPSAKGTVLIFSFVGVTTQEIPIGNESELNISLVSDSRLLTEVVVTGSGIATSKAKLGIAVESVSAKDLPQTPTASIDQALIGKIPGAQISSVSGNPGDPVNILLRGINSVQGGTKPLIMVDGIQVAATDINSLDLSNVDRVEVVQGAASASIYGAQGANGVIQVFTKKGKKGRIAINLSSSYSANEFLNTGNVHKAELHPYLTDANNNLVNATGGIVSYDQYGSVPGISYQYGGATRYAIQDIRNVADKAYNANLKYYDHFKQVFQTGSTTNNTINVSGASEKSDFNIAAANNHTVTPILKNGYIDRSNLSANFGTELFKGFTIRSTTQLVYTKNTLKPGLGAAGGQYYGQGNSLGNIGSVYGFLNTSPFFDLTAKLADGSYPRHQQGDSYLSINASNPYYNLQYTDGLDNKVDVIQNFDANYKVNKFLELDAKYGINYRNENARWTYYNQTQNVNSTFYKSYSYNFVNSGSGEINNWQYNTTFQNFLGTAFIRTNFQDDFHINLPIETSTQISFDYRKNRYTEYDTYGTGLGTAPPYNISSTSKQAVALDYVKPFVTYGYLVNQKVDFGEYGGVTAGFRTDWSSAFGAGSTPFTFPHFDGHVAPLSFFKGNRLSNTLTYFKLRAAYGEAGIQPGAFDRYPVLNQQNLGTGLVYSIQTTSNNPNLQVEVSKEFEAGTDFTLGGNSNRTWLNSISGSFTYWKRSSANVIYTVSVPPSTGATGQLTNAINMSSNGVQFQLTLPVYKSRNFKWDFTTNFGHQISKIDAIAGGADIILSSAAGSTALVLTPGQPIGQIYGYKALTSFDYVNKEGARYIPQSDEGNYTMVNGRVVRKSDYQIMFTNQTYSFGNPSPKFNASFINGFTFRDFLTFNFQIDWVYGSHLYNQTKEWMYRDGIHGDFAQPVTIDGKTGAYSAYWSSAYYALWGSTRGAGNNATKDFFYEDASFARLRNVSLALDVAKLVKLPYLNKVQLVLTGRNLFTLTKYTGYDPEISSGSSNSSFDRGVDHSTLPNTKSYQVGLNIGF, via the coding sequence ATGAGAAAAATTTTATGTCTGAGCCTGCTTTTGCTGTGCTCACTCTGGACGGCGGCCTGGGCTCAGGAGCGCCGGGTAATCGGCAAGGTTACGTCGGCGGAAGATGGATCACCCATGCCAGGGGTATCCATCGTTGTGAAGGGAACGAGTAGAGGAACGACAACCGACGTTAACGGGGTTTATGACATCTCGATACCATCGGCAAAAGGGACCGTGCTGATATTTAGCTTCGTGGGAGTCACTACTCAGGAGATCCCAATTGGCAACGAATCAGAACTAAACATAAGTCTGGTATCCGATTCGCGCTTACTGACCGAAGTTGTGGTAACCGGTAGCGGTATTGCTACCAGCAAGGCCAAATTGGGTATTGCCGTTGAAAGTGTTTCGGCAAAAGATCTGCCCCAAACGCCAACGGCTTCTATTGATCAGGCCTTGATCGGTAAAATTCCGGGAGCGCAGATTTCGTCGGTTAGTGGTAACCCCGGCGATCCCGTAAATATTCTGCTGCGTGGTATCAATTCCGTGCAGGGTGGTACAAAGCCGCTGATCATGGTAGACGGTATCCAGGTGGCAGCCACGGACATCAACTCACTGGACTTGAGCAACGTAGACCGGGTAGAAGTTGTTCAGGGAGCCGCTTCGGCCTCTATTTACGGAGCTCAGGGTGCCAACGGTGTTATTCAGGTATTTACGAAAAAAGGGAAGAAAGGGCGGATTGCCATTAACCTGTCGAGCAGCTATTCGGCGAATGAATTTCTGAACACGGGTAATGTGCACAAAGCGGAACTACATCCGTATCTGACGGATGCCAATAATAACCTCGTCAATGCTACGGGTGGTATAGTTAGCTACGACCAATACGGGTCAGTACCGGGCATTTCCTACCAATACGGCGGTGCAACGCGCTATGCCATTCAGGACATCCGAAATGTTGCGGATAAAGCCTACAATGCGAACCTGAAATACTACGATCACTTCAAGCAGGTATTTCAAACGGGAAGCACAACCAACAACACAATCAACGTTTCGGGTGCTTCCGAAAAAAGTGACTTCAACATAGCTGCGGCCAACAACCATACGGTTACACCAATTCTGAAAAACGGGTATATAGACAGAAGCAATCTGTCGGCCAATTTTGGTACGGAACTGTTTAAAGGGTTCACGATACGCTCGACAACCCAGCTGGTGTACACTAAGAATACGCTGAAACCAGGACTAGGTGCCGCAGGTGGTCAGTACTACGGACAGGGAAACTCGTTGGGTAACATTGGTTCAGTCTACGGCTTTCTCAATACCTCTCCCTTCTTTGATCTGACCGCCAAACTGGCCGATGGTTCGTATCCACGGCACCAGCAAGGGGATAGCTACTTGAGTATCAACGCGAGTAACCCATACTACAACCTCCAGTACACGGACGGTTTAGATAATAAGGTAGACGTTATTCAGAATTTCGATGCCAATTATAAGGTAAACAAGTTTCTGGAACTGGATGCCAAATACGGGATCAACTACCGGAACGAGAACGCCCGGTGGACGTATTACAACCAGACACAAAACGTAAACTCCACCTTTTATAAGAGTTATTCGTACAACTTTGTGAACAGTGGTAGTGGCGAAATTAATAACTGGCAGTACAACACGACCTTCCAGAATTTTTTAGGCACCGCCTTCATTCGGACTAATTTTCAGGACGATTTTCATATCAACCTGCCAATCGAAACCAGTACGCAGATTTCGTTCGACTACCGGAAAAACCGGTATACCGAGTACGACACCTATGGCACAGGCTTAGGAACCGCCCCCCCTTACAATATCTCGTCTACATCGAAACAGGCCGTGGCACTTGATTACGTCAAACCGTTTGTGACGTATGGTTATCTGGTCAACCAGAAAGTTGATTTTGGTGAGTATGGCGGTGTTACGGCTGGGTTCAGAACAGACTGGTCTTCCGCGTTTGGTGCTGGTTCGACGCCGTTCACATTCCCGCACTTCGACGGTCACGTTGCACCCCTGTCGTTCTTCAAAGGCAATCGTCTGTCGAATACGCTGACGTACTTCAAGTTAAGAGCAGCCTATGGTGAAGCGGGTATTCAGCCGGGTGCGTTTGACCGGTATCCTGTTTTGAATCAGCAAAATCTAGGTACGGGCCTTGTCTATTCGATTCAGACCACCAGCAATAATCCAAACCTACAGGTGGAGGTATCCAAAGAGTTTGAAGCCGGTACCGACTTTACGTTGGGGGGTAATTCAAACCGGACGTGGTTGAACTCTATTTCGGGTTCGTTCACATACTGGAAACGTTCGAGTGCAAACGTGATCTATACGGTTAGCGTACCACCATCGACCGGCGCAACGGGCCAGTTGACGAACGCGATCAATATGTCATCGAACGGGGTACAGTTTCAATTGACGCTGCCGGTCTACAAATCCCGGAATTTCAAGTGGGACTTCACGACCAACTTCGGCCATCAGATTTCGAAGATCGATGCCATTGCCGGTGGTGCCGATATTATTTTATCGTCGGCAGCAGGTAGCACGGCTTTGGTTCTGACGCCGGGTCAACCAATTGGACAGATTTACGGTTATAAAGCCCTGACGAGCTTCGATTACGTAAACAAAGAAGGGGCGCGGTATATACCCCAGTCGGACGAAGGGAACTACACGATGGTAAACGGGCGTGTTGTACGCAAGTCTGATTACCAGATTATGTTTACCAACCAGACCTATTCGTTTGGTAATCCCAGCCCGAAATTCAACGCTTCGTTTATCAACGGATTTACGTTCAGGGACTTCCTGACCTTTAACTTCCAGATCGACTGGGTATACGGCAGCCACCTGTACAACCAGACGAAAGAATGGATGTACCGCGACGGCATCCACGGCGATTTTGCTCAACCGGTAACCATCGATGGCAAAACAGGTGCTTATTCGGCCTATTGGTCCAGTGCTTACTATGCACTCTGGGGAAGCACACGGGGTGCGGGCAACAATGCCACGAAAGACTTCTTCTATGAAGATGCTTCTTTCGCCCGGCTGCGCAACGTATCGCTGGCGCTGGACGTAGCCAAACTCGTCAAACTACCGTATCTCAACAAGGTTCAGTTGGTGCTGACCGGCCGGAACCTCTTTACGCTCACGAAATACACGGGCTATGATCCTGAAATTAGCTCAGGGTCGTCTAACTCATCATTCGACAGAGGGGTAGATCACAGTACACTGCCAAACACCAAGTCGTATCAGGTTGGCCTGAACATCGGGTTCTAA
- a CDS encoding gluconate:H+ symporter: protein MPLLITSLGILVLIVLISYVRLHTFLSFLLVSMGVGLALGMPPLFILESMQKGMGSTLGSILGIIALGAMLGKLVATSGAAQQIAVTMMALVKPGNARWAFMVTGFIVGLPLFYSVGFMLLAPLVITVAYRYKLPALYIGLPMLASLSVTQGYLPPHPAPLAILKQFNADMGLTLFYGILVSIPAILISGALFGSTLKRYTTLPNKAFMAAELTDEQMPSVAVSFLTVLLPILLIGLSTVLSPFLAEGSATRQVLLTLGEPTVSMLIAVLVAIVTLGLQRNRSMPVVTTLLADSVKEVAMLLLVFGGAGALKQVLTDGGVSQNIADLMQHSSLHPYVLAWSMAAIIRVCVGSSTVSGITTAGFVAPLLTVSGVEPNLMVLSIGAGSMMFSHVNDTGFWLFREYFQLSMADTLKTWSVMETLVSVAGLGGVMVLSLVVG from the coding sequence ATGCCCCTGCTCATCACTAGTCTCGGTATCCTCGTTCTGATCGTTCTGATTTCATACGTACGGCTGCACACGTTCCTGTCTTTCCTGCTTGTTTCGATGGGTGTTGGTCTGGCCCTGGGTATGCCGCCCCTGTTCATACTGGAATCGATGCAGAAAGGCATGGGCAGTACGCTGGGTTCCATTCTGGGCATCATTGCGCTGGGTGCTATGCTGGGGAAACTCGTGGCAACGAGCGGAGCCGCTCAGCAGATCGCCGTAACCATGATGGCGCTGGTGAAACCAGGAAACGCGCGCTGGGCATTTATGGTGACGGGCTTTATCGTGGGCTTACCGCTGTTCTATTCGGTGGGGTTTATGCTGCTGGCTCCGTTGGTCATCACGGTCGCTTACCGGTACAAACTGCCCGCACTCTATATAGGGCTGCCCATGCTGGCGTCATTGTCGGTCACGCAGGGGTATCTGCCCCCGCATCCGGCTCCGCTGGCGATTCTCAAACAGTTTAATGCCGATATGGGGCTGACGCTTTTCTATGGTATACTCGTTTCGATTCCGGCTATCCTTATTTCAGGAGCGTTGTTTGGGTCAACGCTCAAACGTTACACGACGCTGCCCAACAAAGCGTTTATGGCGGCTGAGTTAACGGATGAACAGATGCCTTCGGTAGCCGTAAGTTTCCTCACCGTTCTATTGCCTATTCTGTTGATCGGTCTGAGTACGGTGTTAAGCCCTTTCCTGGCCGAAGGGTCAGCAACCCGGCAAGTACTACTAACGCTTGGTGAACCCACGGTGAGTATGCTGATTGCTGTTCTGGTTGCCATTGTGACATTGGGGCTGCAACGCAACCGGTCAATGCCGGTCGTCACCACGTTACTGGCTGATTCTGTAAAGGAAGTTGCTATGCTTTTACTGGTTTTTGGCGGGGCGGGGGCGTTGAAGCAGGTGCTGACCGATGGCGGGGTAAGCCAGAACATAGCCGATCTCATGCAACATTCATCCTTGCATCCCTATGTGCTGGCCTGGAGCATGGCTGCGATCATTCGGGTGTGCGTAGGCTCATCGACGGTATCGGGTATTACGACGGCAGGCTTTGTGGCACCGCTTCTAACGGTTTCGGGTGTTGAACCGAATCTGATGGTCCTGAGTATCGGTGCGGGCAGTATGATGTTTTCGCACGTGAATGATACGGGGTTTTGGTTGTTCCGCGAATACTTCCAGCTATCGATGGCCGATACGCTCAAAACATGGTCGGTGATGGAAACGCTGGTGTCGGTGGCGGGGTTGGGGGGTGTTATGGTATTGAGCCTTGTCGTAGGTTAG
- a CDS encoding fasciclin domain-containing protein: MKINRTLSLLTLGAVLAAEATWAQTTPTGAATSTTYPQGAIVPDSTSGNSSRSQRRAMKRTKKAMEQNARTNANSGTSTSIQDGQYRKSSSSDGTAINNSNTTNYNSNNVTNAPTGVGSNPSTITTTTPADQVSNGQNNSAARSSGSSSGGSYSPNTGATPSGTSVSTSGTGAAVSGARSSEAPAVKAGSTNRSSSVGDFISSSPNYTTLQNALQSADLFETLKGTGPYTVFAPSNSAFKKLPTSAQNGLLEGSNREALKQLLSYHVVRGEVDMAELTRRVKAGNGKAELQTLAGSTLTAKQGSNGSIDLTDDQGHTASIDAADNYKSANGVVHSINVVLMPKAGGTLFR, from the coding sequence ATGAAAATCAACCGAACCCTTAGCTTGCTGACACTCGGTGCCGTGTTGGCAGCAGAAGCCACCTGGGCACAGACTACGCCCACCGGAGCGGCTACGTCTACGACCTATCCGCAGGGCGCTATCGTTCCCGACTCAACATCAGGAAATTCGTCAAGAAGCCAGCGACGAGCCATGAAACGCACTAAAAAAGCCATGGAACAGAACGCGCGTACAAATGCCAATTCAGGTACTTCGACCAGCATTCAGGACGGTCAGTATCGGAAGAGTTCGTCCAGCGATGGCACCGCCATTAACAACAGCAACACGACAAACTATAACAGTAACAACGTTACCAACGCCCCTACCGGTGTCGGCAGCAACCCATCGACAATTACCACAACCACACCTGCTGATCAGGTGAGCAACGGGCAGAATAACTCGGCAGCCCGCAGTTCGGGAAGTAGTAGCGGAGGCAGCTATTCGCCAAATACCGGTGCAACACCATCGGGTACAAGTGTCAGCACGTCGGGTACGGGAGCGGCCGTGTCGGGTGCTCGTTCCAGCGAAGCACCGGCCGTAAAAGCCGGTAGCACCAATCGGAGCAGCAGCGTCGGCGACTTCATTTCGTCATCACCGAATTATACGACCCTGCAAAATGCCCTGCAATCGGCGGATCTGTTCGAAACATTGAAAGGGACCGGACCCTATACGGTCTTTGCTCCTTCGAACAGCGCCTTTAAAAAATTACCAACGAGCGCACAGAATGGCCTGCTGGAAGGCAGCAACCGTGAAGCGCTGAAGCAGCTACTCTCTTACCACGTAGTGCGGGGTGAAGTAGATATGGCCGAGCTGACCCGTCGAGTTAAAGCGGGGAATGGTAAGGCCGAACTGCAAACGCTGGCCGGCAGCACGCTAACAGCAAAACAAGGATCGAACGGTAGCATTGATCTGACCGACGATCAGGGCCATACGGCTTCGATCGATGCGGCTGATAATTACAAATCAGCGAACGGTGTCGTGCACAGCATCAATGTTGTGCTGATGCCCAAAGCTGGCGGAACTCTGTTCCGATAG